In the Pelorhabdus rhamnosifermentans genome, TATTATTTTTAAAATAAAATTAAAGCCCTCTACTCTGGGAAAAGACCAGAATAGAAGGCTTTAACTTTATTTGCAATTTTGCTGATTTATAGATTTGAGTTTATTTTGTTAATGATATTTTGAACAATATTATAAAATAAAGGAGTCTTTTTTGGATCTAATTGGAATTTTTCGTTAGCGGAATATATAGCAATTAAGCTTTTATTATTTAAATTATAATTATCTGCTGCAATTTCATCAAATCCATTATCATGCATAGGTGCGTTATAAATATATTTTGTGATAGTTACAGTGTTAGCATTAATTATTTTAGGCGAATATATACCATTAACTATTGTTTGTTTAAATGTTTTATTGTAAAAAACATCTACTACTAAATATGTTAAGTCGTTTTGATCAGCATCAGGATTTATATATTGACCATAAGCATTCGAATTTTTGTTTATGTCTTTTATCGTTTCAATCGCTTTTTGTCTTACGCTTTCATCGTTATAGGTAAAATATAATCGCGCTTCAAAATTTCCTGTTTCTTTATAAAAGTTATTGGAAGTAGCTTTTTTTATTGTATTGTCATCAATATATACATTGAGCTGATCATTTGAATAAATGAGTAGTGGTGTTGTTAAATCTCCACCAGCATAAACTTGCAAATTAGCAAATGCAATATTAGGAATTACCAAGAGAACATATGATAAAAGTAATGAAGCCAATAGTCTTTTCATTTTAATTATCTCCTATATTTTTCATTATACAATGCAATAGGTTAATACAATACTATTTTGGTTATTAATGGGATAAAACCTCTTTTTTTATGGGAATTTCAATATTTATATAGCAGTTAAATTATAAGTTGCCAATATGTAAAAACCGAATTTTCGACTGCCAGAATTAAGGGGAAAAATTCAATGTTGCATACTTCAGAAATGTATTATTTGATTTTAGTATGGATCATTATATGATGGCGGAAAATTTCGCTAACTTAATTAATATGCTCATCTGATGAGAGGCTGAAGTCAGATGATTTTTCTTTGTCGGTTACTGATTTTTAAACTATTAATGAATATTATAAAACAGTTTACTAAATACAACTATTGATAGTTAAATATATTTATATATAATTAAATATAATTATTGACATTATATAATATTCAGATATATAATCAACTTATAAAAGAAAAAAGGTGGTGAAATATTGGTATTGGAAACGGTATACACACCTAAAGAATTGGCGGAAATACTGAAAGTTTCGGAACAAGTTATTGCTGACGAATTAAAAGGCGGACGTCTAAAGGCTTTTAAGGTTGGACGACAATGGCGAATTCCAGAAAATCATGTTAAGGAATATATTAAAAACAACAGTAACCAACCAATTGAGAACGCTAAGGAAGAATAATAAAAATGGCCTGTTTACTATTAGAATAATAAATAAGCCGGAAGGAGGCGCAAAAAGTGGAAGTAATTAATGTTGATTGTAATGATGTGGTTATTCCGGACTTATAAAAAGTAAATAATCCTAAAGTACAAAAAATAATTGAAGATTGGATTATTTTTGCAATGAGCCATTTAGCTGAAAAGGAGGACAAGCAATTACATTTATTAGAAGATATCGATAAATAAAAAGCCCGTTCACTACCGAAAATAGTGAACAGGCCGGGACAGTTAAGGCAAGCAAATACCTGCTGTCACTCTCATTTTATCAGATGGCAGGGGAAAAAATCAAATGATAAGGGAGAGGATTGTAATGGCAAACGCAACAGAACGCGACTATCTCGAATATTATTCAAAACTTTGGGATGCAGGGTTCAATAGTAAGGACAAGCTTTCAAAGTTAACTGATATTGCAATAAAATACAAAGATGATATAGAAAAAATCATAGAGGAAACCCAACTTTTGCTTGATGGTGCAGAGCCGGAATTACCATATAATCCATACACTATGGTTTTGCAACGAATGGATTATAATGACTTTATGCAGATCGTGGAACAAAATCGTATACCGCAAGATAAGGAGCGCACTATTTTGACTATCTTAGCAAATTCTTCATTTGCTAAGAAGA is a window encoding:
- a CDS encoding helix-turn-helix domain-containing protein, translating into MVLETVYTPKELAEILKVSEQVIADELKGGRLKAFKVGRQWRIPENHVKEYIKNNSNQPIENAKEE